A single Syngnathoides biaculeatus isolate LvHL_M chromosome 18, ASM1980259v1, whole genome shotgun sequence DNA region contains:
- the mpzl2b gene encoding myelin protein zero-like protein 2b isoform X3: MYSRTRELKLRTPGTQRRLEEAEQQFDDASVRVGRAAVMCPTWRLLLLLSGAGLVSAIEIFAPSAVEAVNGTAVKLKCTFRSSHPVSSQSVIVSWNFRPLNSKTEESVFHYQEVAYPPQSGRFKGHAVWSGDISRSDASITLQEVAPTFNGTYVCNVRNRPDVHGNNRETALSVVAEASLSEISILVIAVVGGCVLILILLGLFLAVKFFKRRSGGQDVEMRPQEPTKRKDPTVCGRTSSLT; encoded by the exons ATGTACTCAAGAACGCGTGAGCTAAAACTGCGCACCCCGGGTACACAGAGACGACTTGAGGAGGCAGAGCAACAG TTTGACGACGCGAGCGTCCGAGTTGGGAGGGCGGCGGTCATGTGTCCGACGTGGCGTCTGCTGCTTCTCCTGTCAG GAGCGGGTCTCGTCTCGGCGATTGAGATCTTTGCTCCGTCCGCGGTGGAGGCGGTGAACGGGACCGCCGTCAAACTCAAGTGCACCTTCCGCTCCAGTCACCCCGTGTCCAGCCAGTCCGTCATCGTGTCCTGGAACTTCCGGCCGCTCAACTCGAAAACGGAAGAGTCG GTGTTCCACTACCAGGAGGTGGCGTACCCTCCTCAGAGCGGGCGCTTCAAAGGCCACGCGGTGTGGTCGGGCGACATCAGCAGAAGCGACGCCTCCATCACCCTGCAGGAGGTGGCCCCGACCTTCAACGGCACGTACGTCTGCAACGTGCGGAACCGCCCGGATGTGCACGGCAACAACAGGGAGACCGCGCTCAGCGTGGTCGCCGAAG CTTCCCTCTCCGAGATCAGCATCCTGGTCATCGCGGTCGTCGGCGGCTGCGTGTTGATCCTGATCCTCCTCGGTCTCTTCCTGGCCGTGAAGTTCTTCAAGAGGAGGAGCGGGGGCCAGGACGTGGAGATGCGGCCGCAGGAGCCCACCAAGAGGAAGGACCCGACCGTGTG
- the pafah1b2 gene encoding platelet-activating factor acetylhydrolase IB subunit beta — protein sequence MSGEGDGYNPAAVAQPVEDVQGDGRWMSQHSRFVQECKDGEPDVLFVGDSMVQLMQQYEVWRELFSPLHALNFGIGGDTTCNVLWRLQNGELENIRPKIVVVWVGTNNHEHTAEQVAGGILSIAKLLSCRLPKAKVVVLGLLPRGERPNPLREKNAAVNDFLRSWLPRLGQAQFLDASAELVHSDGTIAPQDMFDFLHLTSTGYRAVAKPLSDLLLQILEETPEERRASLV from the exons ATGAGCGGCGAGGGCGACGGTTACAACCCAGCTGCGGTGGCTCAGCCGGTCGAGGACGTGCAAGGCGATGGACGCTGGATGTCACAG CACAGCCGATTTGTGCAGGAGTGCAAAGACGGAGAGCCGGATGTGCTTTTTGTAGGAGACTCGATGGTACAACTGATGCAGCAGTACGAG GTGTGGAGGGAGCTGTTCTCGCCCCTCCACGCCCTCAACTTTGGCATTGGCGGCGACACCACCTGCAACGTCTTGTGGCGGCTGCAGAACGGAGAGCTGGAGAACATCCGCCCCAAG ATTGTGGTGGTGTGGGTCGGAACCAACAATCACGAACACACCGCGGAGCAAGTCGCCGGAGGAATTCTTTCCATCGCTAAGCTGCTCAGCTGCCGTCTCCCCAAAGCCAAAGTCGTCGTGCTG GGTTTGTTACCCCGGGGGGAGCGTCCCAACCCGCTGAGGGAGAAGAACGCCGCCGTCAACGACTTTCTGCGCTCGTGGCTGCCCCGCCTGGGTCAGGCCCAGTTCCTGGACGCCAGCGCGGAGTTGGTCCACTCCGACGGCACCATCGCTCCGCAGGACATGTTCGACTTCCTGCACCTGACGTCGACGGGTTACCGCGCCGTGGCCAAGCCCCTCAGCGACCTGCTGCTTCAGATACTCGAGGAGACGCCGGAGGAGCGACGGGCGTCGCTGGTTTGA